In Candidatus Contubernalis alkalaceticus, the following proteins share a genomic window:
- the dnaA gene encoding chromosomal replication initiator protein DnaA: MQDDVNIIWQQTLQDIEKKLNKPSFETWIKPIKPLAIQDNVFFISVPNDFSKNFIETRYISLINSVINTLTDLTYSVKLVIDTEKDNQPQAEENNFQKNLSNRQFQSNKTWLNAKYTFDSYVIGTGNRFAHAASLAVAECPAKAYNPLFVYGGVGLGKTHLLHAIGHFVLESKPNTVVVYITSEKFTNEFINAIRDNRTLEFRNKYRNVDILLIDDIQFLAGKEQTQEEFFHTFNALHENNKQIAISSDRPPKDIPTLEDRLRSRFEWGLITDIQPPDLETRIAIIRKKASLENYKLPNDVVSYIATVISTNIREIEGALIRVVAYSSLTGQKIDLEVAKNALKDILSLKRQKILDIEHIQKITADYFKIKTEDLKSKKRTRHVTYPRQIAMYLCRELTDFSLPKIGGDFGGRDHTTVMHAHQKIVKELSEDQELNKVIMDLTQKVKKL, translated from the coding sequence ATGCAAGATGATGTTAACATAATATGGCAGCAAACACTTCAAGATATAGAAAAAAAACTCAATAAACCCAGTTTTGAAACCTGGATCAAACCCATTAAACCCTTGGCTATACAAGACAATGTTTTTTTTATCAGTGTTCCCAATGATTTTTCAAAAAATTTTATAGAAACCCGATATATAAGCCTTATTAATTCTGTTATTAACACATTAACTGATTTGACTTATTCTGTTAAGTTAGTAATAGATACGGAAAAAGATAACCAACCACAAGCTGAAGAAAATAATTTTCAAAAAAATCTTTCAAATCGTCAATTTCAAAGTAATAAAACCTGGTTAAATGCAAAATATACCTTTGATTCATATGTAATAGGGACGGGTAATCGTTTTGCCCATGCCGCTTCCCTGGCTGTTGCTGAATGTCCAGCTAAAGCATATAATCCTCTTTTTGTGTACGGAGGTGTTGGATTAGGTAAAACCCATCTTTTACATGCTATCGGACACTTTGTACTAGAAAGTAAACCCAACACTGTTGTTGTCTATATTACCTCAGAAAAATTTACTAATGAATTTATTAATGCTATTCGAGATAATCGTACTTTAGAGTTTCGTAACAAATATAGAAATGTAGATATTCTTTTAATTGACGATATTCAATTTTTAGCAGGAAAGGAACAAACTCAAGAAGAGTTTTTCCATACATTTAATGCACTTCATGAAAATAATAAACAGATTGCTATTTCCAGCGATCGCCCTCCCAAAGATATTCCTACCCTGGAGGACAGACTACGTTCCCGATTTGAATGGGGCCTAATTACTGATATTCAACCTCCTGACTTAGAAACTAGAATAGCAATCATTAGAAAAAAAGCAAGTTTAGAAAACTATAAACTTCCAAATGACGTAGTTTCTTATATAGCTACAGTAATCAGCACAAACATTAGAGAAATTGAAGGAGCCCTTATAAGAGTTGTAGCCTACTCTTCCCTTACCGGTCAAAAAATTGATTTGGAAGTTGCTAAAAATGCTTTAAAAGATATTCTTTCTTTAAAAAGACAAAAAATATTAGATATAGAACATATTCAAAAAATTACTGCTGATTATTTTAAAATTAAAACGGAAGATTTAAAGTCAAAAAAAAGAACCAGACATGTTACCTATCCAAGACAGATAGCCATGTACCTTTGTCGTGAACTTACAGATTTTTCTCTTCCCAAAATAGGTGGAGATTTTGGAGGACGAGATCATACGACAGTAATGCATGCTCATCAAAAAATAGTAAAAGAATTATCTGAAGATCAAGAATTAAACAAAGTTATTATGGATCTCACCCAAAAAGTTAAAAAACTATGA
- a CDS encoding DUF721 domain-containing protein — protein sequence MEKLDLCLKKTINKMGFSKRIKEEMALCHWEEAAGPQVMEHTRLGEIKGGVLFVYVKNSHWSQHLSFFKSSLLNKLNHKIGEALIKDIYFKVSPLAHSKIEKKEIDKNEVQLQPDYNNITLVVEETIKIEETVKELKDIYFKEKIQNMMIKFAKESSLKKEQGWYECMDCGALFYPGEMQKKCPVCLIKK from the coding sequence ATGGAAAAATTAGATTTATGTTTAAAAAAAACTATAAATAAAATGGGTTTTTCTAAAAGAATAAAAGAGGAAATGGCTCTCTGTCATTGGGAAGAAGCTGCGGGGCCCCAGGTTATGGAACATACTCGATTAGGGGAGATAAAAGGAGGCGTCCTCTTTGTATATGTTAAAAATTCCCATTGGTCACAACATTTAAGTTTTTTTAAATCCAGCTTATTAAATAAGTTAAATCATAAAATAGGAGAAGCTCTTATTAAAGATATTTATTTTAAAGTGAGTCCTTTGGCCCATAGTAAGATTGAAAAAAAAGAAATCGATAAAAATGAGGTTCAGCTACAGCCGGATTATAATAATATTACTTTAGTTGTGGAGGAAACAATAAAAATTGAAGAGACGGTAAAAGAGCTGAAAGATATTTATTTTAAAGAGAAAATTCAAAATATGATGATTAAATTTGCAAAAGAATCTTCTTTAAAAAAAGAACAGGGCTGGTATGAATGTATGGATTGTGGAGCTCTTTTTTATCCTGGAGAAATGCAAAAAAAATGCCCTGTATGTCTAATTAAAAAATAA
- the dnaN gene encoding DNA polymerase III subunit beta has translation MKFSGNQSELVFYLQACIKIIPQRSTIPSLEGIYITCIGDKLELSATNLEAGIRCSLPVKTEREGAVVLPSKLAEIVRLINDSVINVEVNDTFNALISCNNVNFQLKGLDPLDFPQLPDLDIDFDWTINTHLFKEMIKHTLFCVSGDEGKTALTGIHFSIKENQLTLISSDSFRVSLKKGKIENQRNIETNFIVPVKVLNELIRFKFTEENINIKLDKNNQIIFKVDNFLFFSKLLEEKYPNVERVIPKEFSTSVFVSKNALLDCLQRVLLISQENSFIIKLEICEKKAVFKANSEVGSVEEELEIEKKGEDVVIYLNSKFLIDPLKIITEDKIELNFNKSNGPCIINIIEQQDTYLYLVLPIKS, from the coding sequence ATGAAATTTTCTGGAAACCAATCAGAATTAGTTTTTTATCTTCAAGCATGCATAAAGATTATTCCACAGCGCAGTACAATCCCTTCTTTAGAGGGAATTTATATTACTTGTATAGGAGATAAGCTTGAATTATCAGCAACTAATTTAGAAGCCGGTATCCGCTGCAGCTTACCGGTTAAAACTGAAAGAGAAGGTGCTGTAGTTCTTCCTTCAAAATTAGCAGAGATAGTTAGATTAATAAACGACTCAGTTATCAACGTAGAGGTAAACGATACTTTTAACGCTTTAATAAGCTGTAATAATGTAAATTTTCAACTAAAAGGCTTAGATCCACTGGATTTTCCTCAACTACCTGACTTAGATATAGATTTTGATTGGACTATTAATACTCACCTTTTTAAAGAAATGATAAAACATACACTTTTTTGTGTTTCTGGAGATGAAGGAAAAACAGCATTAACCGGTATTCATTTTTCTATCAAAGAAAATCAACTTACCTTGATTTCCTCAGATTCCTTCCGTGTTTCCCTTAAAAAAGGTAAAATAGAAAATCAGAGAAATATTGAAACAAATTTTATTGTTCCGGTAAAAGTGTTAAACGAACTAATTAGGTTTAAATTTACAGAGGAAAATATCAATATTAAATTGGATAAAAATAATCAGATAATTTTTAAAGTGGATAATTTCTTATTTTTTTCAAAACTCTTAGAAGAAAAATATCCCAATGTAGAAAGAGTTATTCCTAAAGAATTTAGTACATCTGTATTTGTTTCAAAGAATGCACTTTTAGACTGTTTGCAGCGGGTCTTATTAATTTCTCAAGAAAACAGTTTTATTATTAAACTTGAAATATGTGAAAAAAAAGCAGTCTTTAAAGCCAATTCTGAAGTGGGAAGTGTTGAAGAAGAATTGGAAATAGAAAAAAAAGGAGAAGATGTAGTTATTTATTTGAATTCAAAATTTTTAATTGATCCCTTAAAAATTATAACAGAGGATAAAATTGAATTAAATTTTAATAAATCCAATGGACCCTGTATAATCAATATCATTGAACAGCAGGATACATATCTTTATCTGGTTTTACCTATTAAAAGCTAG
- the recF gene encoding DNA replication/repair protein RecF (All proteins in this family for which functions are known are DNA-binding proteins that assist the filamentation of RecA onto DNA for the initiation of recombination or recombinational repair.): protein MQIKRLKIINFRNYVKNVVDFDSNINIFLGHNAQGKTNLLEAIYYLSGGKSNRTFKDQELIRWDQTFFNISADLNTINGNYNLMIMNSYEGRKKIKINGLEQKKIPEDFKTVIFSPDDLTLIKGSPSGRRDFLDREISQISSVYSKNLSDYYKILRQRNKVLKLDMNWNKKEENLSLWDEQLIHKGSLLLKKRLEMVHQISILSRLIYRRLTNNRENIKLDYSSSLDLQDISNIEEIKFFFSQQLKKLRNEELRSRFTLIGPHRDDLNIFIDQKSAKNYASQGQQRTCILALKLSILEIVKGNCGEYPVLLLDDVFSELDDSRKSFLVQEIKKGIQTFITGTMNEQRLKNVNIPVKLFRINQGDIKV from the coding sequence TTGCAAATAAAAAGGTTAAAAATAATTAATTTTAGAAATTATGTAAAAAATGTTGTTGATTTTGATTCAAATATAAACATTTTTTTAGGGCATAATGCACAGGGTAAAACTAATTTACTGGAAGCTATTTATTACCTATCTGGTGGTAAATCAAATCGAACATTTAAAGATCAAGAGCTGATTCGATGGGACCAGACTTTTTTTAATATTTCCGCAGACTTAAATACAATAAATGGAAATTATAATCTTATGATTATGAATTCTTATGAAGGTAGAAAGAAAATAAAAATTAACGGTTTAGAACAAAAGAAAATCCCAGAGGATTTTAAAACAGTTATTTTTTCACCGGATGATTTAACTTTAATAAAAGGTTCGCCTTCAGGAAGAAGGGATTTCTTAGATAGAGAAATTAGCCAAATTTCTTCTGTTTATTCAAAAAATTTAAGTGATTATTATAAAATTTTACGCCAGCGTAATAAAGTGTTAAAATTAGATATGAATTGGAATAAAAAAGAAGAGAATTTATCTCTTTGGGATGAGCAGTTAATTCATAAAGGATCATTGTTATTGAAAAAAAGATTAGAAATGGTTCACCAGATATCTATTTTATCTCGTCTAATTTACAGAAGACTTACAAATAACCGGGAAAATATAAAACTAGATTATTCTTCATCTTTGGATTTACAGGACATTTCCAATATTGAAGAAATAAAATTTTTTTTTAGTCAACAATTAAAAAAATTAAGAAATGAAGAGTTAAGAAGCCGATTTACTTTAATAGGTCCACATAGAGATGATTTAAACATTTTTATAGATCAAAAATCAGCTAAAAATTACGCTTCTCAGGGTCAGCAGAGAACCTGTATACTAGCTCTTAAGCTTTCCATTTTAGAAATTGTAAAAGGAAACTGTGGAGAATATCCAGTACTTTTATTGGATGACGTTTTTTCTGAATTGGATGACAGCAGAAAAAGCTTTTTGGTGCAAGAAATAAAAAAAGGAATTCAAACATTTATTACCGGTACCATGAATGAGCAGAGGTTAAAAAATGTTAATATACCGGTCAAGTTGTTTAGAATCAATCAGGGAGATATAAAAGTGTAA
- the gyrA gene encoding DNA gyrase subunit A has protein sequence MDEYTHGKIVNINIQDEVKNSFMDYAMSVIVSRALPDVRDGLKPVHRRILYAMHELGLNPDKPHKKSARLVGEVLGKYHPHGDVAVYEAMVRMAQDFSSRYPLADGHGNFGSVDGDSAAAMRYTEVRMAKIAEQMLIDIDKDTIDYRPNFDDSLEEPVVLPARFPNLLVNGSSGIAVGMATNIPPHNLGEVIDGLISIIDDPDVDGTALSKIIKGPDFPTGGLILGQGGIESAYRTGRGIIKMRAKTTIEPLKGDKTRITVTELPYQVNKARLVETIADLVRTKKIEGITDLGDESDRTGMRVIIDLRKDVIPQVILNKLFKYTQLEQTFGVIMLALVDGQPRVLSLRQVLKEYLKHQKEVVTRRTRFDLRKAEARAHILEGLRIALSNLDAVIKLIRQSKTVDEARKGLISNFKLTEKQAQAILDMRLQKLTGLEREKLEAEYLELIKKIAYLQEVLNNERLIFQIIRTELLEVKKKFSDPRRTKIMPREEELHVEDLIAVEDAVITLTHQGYIKRLPLTTYRSQRRGGRGITGMGTKDDDFVEQIFITSTHHNLLCISNHGKLYRLKVYEIPEAGRQAKGTNMINLLSLDRGEFITTVIPIRKFTKEDFLFFGTKKGYVKKTRLIEYQRARKGGLIALTLESDDELIGARMTDGSREILLATTRGLSIRFQESDVRTMGRAARGVKGITLSPEDLVIGMQVVCPERDILVVSEKGFGKRTAVEEYRLQKRGGKGIYTLKVTPRTGPLVGFRGVQSGDELMLITANGIIIRQQISEISMISRYAQGVTLIKLDTGDRVVSLARVPAKSGGAEMVSPESISPNQRENGV, from the coding sequence ATGGATGAGTACACCCACGGAAAAATTGTAAATATTAATATTCAGGATGAAGTGAAAAACTCTTTTATGGATTACGCCATGAGTGTTATTGTCAGCCGGGCACTGCCGGATGTCAGGGATGGTCTAAAACCGGTGCATCGTAGAATATTATACGCTATGCATGAATTGGGCCTTAATCCTGACAAGCCCCATAAAAAATCTGCCAGGCTGGTGGGAGAAGTTTTGGGTAAATACCATCCCCATGGAGATGTTGCGGTTTATGAAGCTATGGTGAGAATGGCCCAGGATTTTTCTTCCCGATATCCTCTTGCGGATGGACACGGTAACTTCGGAAGCGTGGATGGTGATTCTGCTGCGGCCATGCGTTATACGGAGGTTAGGATGGCTAAAATAGCAGAACAGATGCTCATCGATATAGATAAGGATACCATAGATTATCGGCCTAATTTTGATGACAGCCTGGAGGAGCCGGTTGTGCTGCCCGCTAGATTTCCTAATCTACTGGTAAATGGATCTTCAGGAATTGCTGTAGGTATGGCTACTAATATTCCACCCCATAATTTGGGAGAGGTAATAGATGGTCTAATAAGCATAATCGATGATCCCGATGTAGATGGAACCGCTTTGTCCAAGATTATTAAGGGCCCGGATTTTCCCACCGGGGGTTTGATTCTGGGTCAAGGAGGCATTGAATCTGCTTACCGTACCGGTAGGGGTATTATTAAAATGAGGGCTAAAACTACCATTGAGCCGCTGAAGGGGGATAAAACCAGGATAACGGTGACGGAACTTCCCTATCAAGTAAACAAGGCCCGTCTGGTAGAAACTATTGCTGATTTGGTTAGAACCAAAAAAATTGAGGGAATTACAGATCTGGGGGATGAATCCGATCGCACCGGCATGAGGGTGATTATTGACCTTAGGAAGGATGTTATACCTCAGGTTATTTTAAATAAGCTTTTTAAATATACCCAACTGGAACAGACTTTTGGGGTGATTATGCTGGCTCTGGTAGACGGTCAGCCCCGGGTGCTTTCTCTAAGGCAGGTGTTAAAAGAGTATCTAAAACACCAAAAAGAGGTTGTAACCCGGCGTACCAGGTTTGATTTACGGAAAGCAGAAGCCAGGGCTCATATCCTGGAGGGACTGCGCATTGCTCTTAGCAATTTAGATGCAGTGATTAAACTAATCAGGCAGTCCAAAACGGTGGATGAAGCCAGAAAAGGATTGATCAGTAATTTTAAATTAACGGAAAAACAGGCTCAGGCTATTTTGGACATGCGCTTACAAAAGCTAACCGGTTTAGAACGGGAAAAGCTGGAGGCAGAATACCTGGAGCTGATTAAAAAGATTGCTTACCTACAGGAAGTTTTAAATAATGAAAGGCTTATATTCCAGATTATTAGGACTGAATTACTAGAAGTAAAGAAGAAATTTTCTGACCCCCGGAGGACGAAAATAATGCCTCGGGAGGAAGAACTTCATGTGGAAGACTTAATTGCTGTGGAGGACGCAGTGATCACTCTTACACATCAGGGTTATATAAAGCGGCTGCCTTTGACTACCTATCGTAGTCAAAGAAGAGGGGGCCGGGGAATTACCGGAATGGGGACCAAAGATGATGATTTTGTAGAACAAATATTCATCACTTCTACCCATCACAACCTGTTGTGTATCAGTAATCATGGAAAACTTTATCGTCTTAAAGTATACGAGATTCCTGAGGCGGGAAGGCAGGCCAAGGGAACAAATATGATCAATCTGCTGTCTCTGGACAGGGGTGAATTTATCACCACAGTTATTCCTATACGGAAATTTACTAAAGAAGACTTTTTATTCTTTGGTACCAAAAAAGGTTATGTTAAAAAGACCCGCTTAATTGAATATCAAAGAGCCCGCAAGGGGGGGCTCATTGCTCTTACCCTGGAAAGTGATGATGAACTGATCGGAGCAAGGATGACCGACGGTAGTCGGGAAATACTTTTAGCTACTACTAGGGGTTTGAGTATAAGATTTCAGGAAAGTGATGTCAGGACCATGGGGAGAGCTGCCCGGGGAGTTAAAGGAATCACTCTTTCCCCGGAAGATTTAGTTATTGGAATGCAGGTGGTCTGTCCGGAACGGGATATACTGGTGGTGTCGGAAAAAGGTTTTGGAAAGAGAACCGCAGTGGAGGAATACCGGCTGCAGAAAAGGGGAGGCAAAGGAATATACACCTTGAAAGTTACCCCACGCACCGGTCCTTTGGTAGGTTTCAGGGGGGTACAATCTGGAGATGAGTTGATGTTAATAACTGCCAACGGAATTATTATTCGGCAGCAGATTAGTGAAATTTCCATGATTAGCCGTTATGCCCAGGGAGTTACATTGATTAAGTTAGATACAGGGGATCGTGTTGTTTCCCTGGCCCGGGTTCCGGCAAAGAGCGGGGGCGCTGAAATGGTTAGCCCCGAAAGTATTAGTCCAAACCAACGGGAAAACGGAGTATAA
- the remB gene encoding extracellular matrix regulator RemB, with translation MYLHIGNSYVVPLADILGIFNLNLISCSSTKEFLQSKEIKNVVVTSDKEEAKSFIVTADKIYYSSIAPTTLKKRVALISK, from the coding sequence ATGTATTTGCATATTGGTAATTCTTATGTGGTGCCTTTAGCGGATATTTTAGGAATATTTAATTTAAATTTAATTTCCTGCAGCAGTACTAAGGAATTCCTTCAATCAAAAGAAATAAAAAACGTTGTAGTTACCTCTGATAAGGAAGAGGCCAAGTCATTTATTGTTACTGCCGATAAAATTTATTATTCTTCTATTGCACCTACCACTTTAAAAAAGAGGGTAGCATTAATTTCAAAATAG
- the gyrB gene encoding DNA topoisomerase (ATP-hydrolyzing) subunit B produces MSNENNRYDVNQIQILEGLEAVRKRPGMYIGSTGKKGLHHLVFEVVDNSVDEASAGYCKEIMVIIQEGNYITVIDDGRGIPVKIHPKMNLPAVEVVLTLLHAGGKFGGEGYKVSGGLHGVGLSVVNALSEFLEVEIKRDGGIYSQQYQRGKPVTKLKKTGSTAENGTRISFLADSNIFEEVIFDFDYLTQRLRELAFLNKGLKVTLRDERQEQVREEVFCYEGGIKSFISYLNRAKDVVHKEPIYFNRTLKDCELELAIQYHTGYNELIYSFANNIHTYEGGSHEFGFKSSLTRLINDYARKYNLLKDSESNLSGEDIREGIAAVISVKIRDPQFEGQTKTKLGNPEVRGIVDSLIYKEMGHYLEENPTIAKKIVEKSLYAYRAREAAKKARELTRRKNALEITNLPGKLADCSSRDPSISELYLVEGDSAGGSAKQGRDRRFQAILPLRGKILNVEKARLDKILSNNEIRTIITALGTGISEDFDLKKARYHKIIIMTDADVDGSHIRILLLTFFYRYMKSLIEAGYIYIAQPPLFKVKKGKEEQYFYTDHQLEGFYNKVGRNGYSLQRYKGLGEMNPIQLWDTTMNPETRTILQVNLMDAIEADNIFSILMGDKVEPRRQFIEEHAHDVRNLDI; encoded by the coding sequence ATGTCTAATGAAAACAATCGATATGATGTAAATCAGATTCAGATTTTAGAAGGCTTAGAAGCGGTGCGTAAAAGGCCTGGCATGTATATTGGTTCAACAGGTAAGAAAGGACTTCACCACCTGGTTTTTGAGGTTGTGGATAATAGTGTGGACGAAGCTTCAGCAGGTTATTGTAAAGAAATAATGGTAATCATTCAAGAGGGAAACTATATAACCGTTATAGATGACGGAAGAGGTATCCCGGTAAAAATTCATCCTAAAATGAATCTTCCCGCCGTAGAAGTAGTTTTGACACTGCTTCATGCCGGTGGGAAGTTTGGTGGAGAGGGTTATAAAGTTTCTGGAGGTTTGCATGGGGTAGGATTGTCGGTGGTAAATGCTCTGTCGGAATTTTTGGAAGTTGAGATTAAAAGAGATGGCGGAATTTATTCTCAGCAGTATCAAAGGGGTAAACCTGTTACAAAACTTAAAAAGACCGGCAGTACTGCGGAAAACGGTACCAGGATAAGTTTTTTAGCGGATAGTAACATATTTGAAGAGGTAATCTTTGATTTCGATTATTTAACCCAACGGTTGAGAGAGCTAGCTTTTTTGAATAAAGGACTTAAGGTTACTCTTCGGGATGAACGACAGGAACAAGTAAGAGAAGAGGTTTTCTGTTATGAAGGGGGAATAAAATCTTTTATTAGTTATCTGAACCGTGCCAAGGACGTTGTACATAAAGAACCCATTTATTTTAACCGAACTTTAAAGGATTGTGAACTGGAGCTGGCAATTCAATACCATACGGGTTATAATGAGCTGATTTATTCCTTTGCCAATAACATCCATACCTATGAAGGAGGCAGTCACGAGTTTGGCTTTAAATCTTCTTTAACCCGTTTGATTAATGATTACGCACGAAAATACAATCTTCTAAAAGACAGTGAAAGTAATCTGTCGGGAGAGGATATTAGAGAAGGAATAGCCGCAGTAATCAGTGTTAAAATAAGAGATCCACAGTTTGAAGGTCAGACTAAAACAAAACTTGGCAATCCGGAAGTAAGGGGTATTGTTGATTCTTTAATCTATAAAGAAATGGGACACTATCTTGAAGAAAATCCAACCATTGCTAAGAAGATTGTAGAAAAATCATTATATGCTTATAGGGCCCGAGAAGCAGCTAAAAAAGCCCGGGAATTGACACGACGGAAAAATGCATTAGAAATAACTAACCTTCCTGGAAAACTGGCCGACTGTTCATCCAGGGATCCTTCTATCAGTGAACTGTATCTGGTGGAGGGGGATTCGGCGGGTGGTTCGGCAAAACAGGGAAGGGACCGGAGATTTCAGGCTATCCTTCCATTGAGGGGTAAGATTTTGAATGTAGAGAAAGCCAGGCTGGATAAGATTCTGTCTAACAATGAGATTAGGACAATTATTACAGCCCTGGGGACCGGAATAAGTGAGGATTTTGATTTAAAAAAAGCCCGGTACCATAAAATTATTATTATGACCGATGCAGATGTAGATGGTTCTCATATACGTATACTGCTTTTAACTTTCTTTTATCGTTATATGAAATCTCTTATTGAAGCGGGGTACATTTATATTGCTCAACCACCTCTTTTTAAGGTGAAAAAAGGCAAAGAAGAACAATATTTTTATACCGATCATCAACTGGAGGGTTTTTATAACAAGGTGGGAAGAAATGGTTATTCACTGCAGCGTTATAAAGGCCTGGGGGAGATGAATCCCATACAGTTGTGGGATACTACCATGAATCCGGAAACCCGGACCATTCTGCAGGTAAATTTGATGGACGCCATTGAGGCAGACAACATTTTTTCTATATTGATGGGGGATAAGGTAGAACCCCGTCGGCAGTTTATAGAAGAGCATGCCCATGATGTTCGAAATCTGGACATTTAA